From the Polynucleobacter acidiphobus genome, the window TTTCAATCGCCGAATCCACAAACTCCTCCACATGACCACAGTCTAGGCATACCAGATGATCGTGATGGTTGCCTTCATTGAGCTCATAAATGGCTCGGCTATCCCCTTTGCTCGACTCAAAATGGCTGCGAAGTAAGATCCCGGCCTGCTCGAACTGGGTTAAAACACGATAAACCGTTGCCAAACCGATATCGGAGTTGTCCTTGGCCAAAGCCATATAGACCTCCTCAGCACTAAAGTGCGAATCCGCGTTTTCCTGAAAAAACTCAAGGACTTTCATGCGCGGTGCCGTGACTTTTAGGCCGATTTCACGGAGGTCGGTGGGGAAAGCGTTTTGGCTCATACGGTTTGGCTCGATCGGCAGGTTTGGGCGCTAAAATCAGATACTTAATGATACGTTGAACTGTTGACCCATGCAGATTAGCATTTTTACTTGCCGCAAGCCATATCGAGCTTTTGCATCACGGATGTTGATCGTGCTATGCGCTTGCCTTGGTTTGGGTGCGTGCACTTCGGCGGTTGACAATACTCAGCGGGCTTGGATGAATAGCCTCTTTCAGCCATATGTCCCTGATGTGGTTCAAGGTAACTTTATTTCCAGTGAGCAATACGCTCAACTAAAAGTAGGCATGAGTCGCGAACAGGTGCGCCAAATTATGGGCACACCATTACTAGCCAGCTATTTTCATGCAAACCGTTGGGATTACGTGTTTGAGTTTAAGCGCGAGGGTCAGACGATTGGTAAGGAGAGACGCGTTACCTTATTTTTTGAAGGTGACAAACTCGTGAAATTTGATGGCGATGCCTTGCCCACTGAAGTAGAGCTTGTGGCTGAGATTGACAACTATGCGCGTGAGAAGCGTAGTTTTTGGGATGTGCTAACGGGTAAAAATAAGCCACCCAAGCCAGTCAAGAGACCGCCCCCTGAGGTGATGGTAATTAGTCAGCCCAATAATTTACCGGCCCCAACACCGCAGCCTGATGTGGTGATTACCCCTGTTAAAAATTAATTAGAGAGCCAGTAATGCCAATGAAATTTGCAGTTGCGGGAGCGACCGGAAAAATGGGCAAGATGCTCATCGATACGATTTTGAGATCGCCCAATGCGCAATTAACCGGTGCCCTTGAGCATCCATCCTGCGCTTTGCTTGGAACGGATGCCGGTGCATTTTTGGGTCAACAAACCAATGTCCTGATTACGGATGACTTGGCAAAGGGTTTGGCGGGTGCCGAGTATTTAATTGATTTCACAAGGCCCGAGGGAACTCTGTTGCATGTTGAGGCTGCGAAGCAGGTAGGCGTCAAAATGATTATTGGCACGACCGGTTTTGCTGCTGAGCAATTGCAACAGCTTCGCAGTGCTGCCGATACCATTGCCATCGTGTTTGCACCCAATATGAGTGTTGGTGTGAATGCGACCCTCAAAATTTTGCAAGTCGCCGCGCAATTACTTAAGCAGGGGTATGACATCGAGATTGTGGAGGCGCATCATCGGCATAAAGTGGATGCACCTTCAGGAACGGCCATCAAAATGGGTGAGGTGATTGCTAAGGCTCAAGGCCATTCCCTCGCTGATCTGGCGGTGTATGCCCGTGAGGGTCACACTGGTGAGCGAAAGCCAGGCACCATTGGTTTTGCAACCATACGGGGTGGGGATATTGTGGGTGATCACACCGTGATCTTTGCCGGCGAGGGCGAGCGGATCGAAATCAGTCATCGCTCCACAAGCCGTCAATCCTATGCTGAGGGAGCCTTACGAGCCGCTGCCTTTTTACAAAACCAGCCCAAAGGCTGGTTTGATATGCAAGACGTCTTGGGCCTCAAATAATTTAATCCCTAACAACAAGAATAATTAATGGATAAACATCAGGCTAAGGATTACGATTTTCGGAGTATTGAGGCGCGTGCACACAAGGAGTGGCAAGCTCAGGACGTCTATCGTGTCAGTGAGGATGCGAAGACATCCACTGGTCAATTAAAGCCCAAGTTCTATGCTTGCTCCATGCTACCTTATCCCTCCGGTAAGTTACACATGGGTCATGTGCGCAACTACACCATTAATGATGTGATGGCGCGCCAACTGCGCATGCAAGGCTACAACGTTTTAATGCCTATGGGTTGGGATGCATTTGGGATGCCAGCTGAGAACGCTGCACTTCAGAATAATGTGCCGCCCGCACAATGGACCTATCAAAATATTGATTACATGCGCGGCCAGATGGCAGCGATGGGGCTGGCAATTGATTGGTCGCGGGAAATTGCAACCTGCAAGCCCGATTACTACCGTTGGAACCAGTGGTTATTTTTGAAGATGCTCGAGAAGGGCATTGCCTATCGCAAAACTCAAACGGTCAACTGGGATCCGGTGGATCAAACCGTTTTAGCGAATGAACAGGTGATCGACGGCCGTGGTTGGCGCTCGGGTGCCTTAGTTGAAAAGCGTGAGATTCCTGGGTATTACCTCAACATCACAGCGTATGCTGAAGAGTTATTAACTGGACTTGATGATCTAGCGTGGCCTGAGCGCGTGAAGATCATGCAGCAAAACTGGATTGGTAAGAGTCATGGAGTACGCTTCGCATTTACTCATCAAATTCAGGATGATGCGGGTCGTTTAATTAATGACGGCAAGATGTATGTGTTCACGACACGCGCTGATACCATCATGGGCGTTACATTTTGTGCGGTTGCAGCCGAACATCCTTTGGCGGCCAAGGCGGCACAAACCAATCCAGCATTGGCGCAATTCATTGAGCGCTGCAAAACTGGCAGTGTGATTGAAGCCGATTTGGCGACCCAAGAAAAAGAGGGTATGCCAACCGGTTTATATGTGAACCACCCTTTAACCAATGAGCCCATTCCATTATGGGTTGGTAATTACGTGCTGATGTCGTATGGCGATGGTGCGGTGATGGGGGTTCCTGCTCATGATGAGCGTGATTTTGCGTTTGCTAATAAATACCATTTGCCCATTAAGCAGGTGATTGCCGTTAAAGGGGTAACGGATCTTTTTAATACCTCGCACTGGCAAGGGTGGTATGCACAAAAAGAGAACACCGAGTGCATTTACAGCGGGCCCTATGACGGCTTATCGCACCCAGACGCAGTCCAGGCCGTTGCCAAGGATCTGAAAGAACGGGGTCTTGGTGAGCTAAAAACGACCTATCGCTTGCGCGATTGGGGTATTTCTCGGCAGCGCTATTGGGGAACTCCAATCCCCATGATCCACTGCGCTGATTGTGGTGAAGTGCCAGTGCCAGAATCGGATTTACCAGTGGTCTTGCCCGAAGACTGCGTGCCAGATGGCTCTGGTAATCCCCTTAATAAACGCGAAGATTTTTTGAAGGTCGATTGCCCTAAGTGCGGAAAGCCTGCACGGCGTGAGACCGACACGATGGACACCTTTGTGGATTCCTCATGGTATTTCATGCGCTATACCGGTCCCGATGCAAAAAGCATGGTGGACTCTCGCAATGACTATTGGATGCCAATGGATCAATACATTGGCGGTATTGAGCATGCGATCTTGCATCTTCTGTACGCCCGGTTTTGGACCAAGGTGATGCGAGATTTAGGTTTGGTCCGTTTTGATGAGCCATTCCTAAATCTGCTCACGCAGGGTATGGTTCTCAACGAAACCTTCTATAAGGAAGATCCCAGTGGGAAAAAGCAATGGATCAATCCTGCCGATGTGGAGCTCGATCTTGATGAGAAGGGGCGACCCATTGCAGCTAAGCTCGTTAAGGATGGCTCGCCAGTCCATATCGGCGGCGTCGAGAAGATGGCCAAGAGTAAAAATAATGGTGTTGATCCACAAGCCCTGATTGATCAGTATGGCGCTGATACGGCACGGCTATTTACGATGTTTGCCGCTCCACCTGAGCAGCAACTCGAGTGGTCGGGCGCTGGTGTAGAAGGCGCTTCTCGATTCTTACGTCGTTTATGGAGTTATGCAAGTTCACAAGCGGAATCTTTGCAAGTAGCGCACTCATCCCTTCCAAGCGATCTCAATGCTACTGAAAAAGAACTACGCTTTGAAGTCCATACGATTTTGAAGCAGGCAAACTTTGATTATCAGCGCCGTCAGTACAACACCGTGGTCTCGGCAGCAATGAAGATGCTCAATGTCTTGGAGCCGATTAAATTAGATCGGGATGGCAACTTGATTCGTCCCGAAGTACTTTTTGAGTCCCTTGGTATTTTGTTACGGATTTTGTATCCCGTTGTTCCACACTGCACCTATGCGCTGTGGAATGATCTTGGATTTACAAAACACTTTGGCTCCTTATTGGATGCCCCTTGGCCGCAAGTGGATGAGTCCGCTTTGATTCAGTCAGAGATCGAGCTAGTGCTTCAAATTAATGGTAAACATCGTGGCCAAATCAAGGTACCAGCGGATGCCTCAAAGGATGCGATTGAGGCTATTAGCTTGCAGTCAGAGCCAGTTTTGCGACTCTTAAACGGTGCGGTGCCCAAGAAGATCATTGTGGTTCCGGGCCGCTTAGTGAATGTGGTTGCGTAAGTAAATGAGCGCACCCAATAACCTTAATCGCCGCTTACTGCTGCAAGGCGCTCTTTTTGGCTTGATTTCAGGTTCAGGACTTTCTGCCTGTGGCTTTAAATTGCGGGGATCGGTGTCTGTGCCATATAAATCGATTTTGATTTCAGGACGACCATCACCCCAATTGCGTTATGACCTCGAGCGGGTGATTGCGACAGGCACGAGCTCTAAGGTAGTTACTTCGGGCAAGGATGCCGATTTGATTCTGGATATTGTGAGCGAGGATAGTACCCGGCAAATTTTGACTTACACCTCGACGGGTCAGATTTCAGCCTATCGACTCAATAATCGGGTCGTATTCCGCGCCTTTGATAATACGGGCGCCGAAGTCATTCCAGAGTCTGACATTTATGTGATTCGGGACCTGGATTTCACCACAGCTACAGTATTGGCTTCTGATATTCAGCAACAACAATTTTTGGAAAGCATGCGTTCTGATTTGGCGCTGCAGATTTTGCGTCGTATTGCCACCCTAGGTCGGGTGAGTCAATAAATTTCCTATTTGATCGATTTCAATGATCAAAAGTGATGCCTTTCAAATTCACTTAGCTGGCCTGGCGAAGGGTTCGCAGAGCCTCAATCCCTTATATGTTTTTTCGGGGGATGAGCCACTACTCATGATGGAGGCTGTGGATAGCCTTCGCGTATTTGCCAAAACCCAAGGATTTACTGAACGCGATGTGATGGTGCAGGATCGCTACTTTGATTGGCCCTTGTTGTTAAGTGTTGGGCAATCCATGTCTCTATTTGGCGATAAGCGCTTTGTGGAACTACGCATGCCCACTGGCAAACCTGGTCGTGAAGGGGCGGATGTATTAAAACAATTTGCAAATGGATTGGGATCACCCGGTTCAGAGATTGATGTGATTGTATGCATGCAGCTTCCGCGCTTGGATATGAAAACCAAGAGCTCAGCTTGGTTTATGGCCCTTGATGAGGCCGGAATGGCAGTACAAATTGATTCGATTGAGCGTAGTCAATTGCCCCAATGGATTGCTAAGCGAATGTCACTGCAGTCGCAATCGGTTGAACCTGGGGAAGTGGGGCAGCGCAGTTTGCAATGGATGGCCGATCAAGTGGAGGGTAATTTAATCGCCACTCATCAGGAGATTCAGAAGCTGGGGCTTTTATATCCCAGCGGAGTGATTTCCGATGAGCAAATTCGTGCTGCAGTTCTGAAGGTTGCTCGCTATGACCTATTTGAACTAACAGAAGCACTACTTTCTGGTGATGCGGCACGTCTGAATCGAATGGTGGATGGCCTGCAAGGTGAGGGTGAGCCCTTGCCTCTGATTCTGTGGGGGATTAGCGATGAGTTAAGAACGCTTAATCGGGCTCAAGCTGCGCTTGTAGCCGGAGAGAGTTTGCCAACCATCTTTCGCAACTATCGAATTTGGGGAAAACGTGAGAAGCTTTACCCGATGGCTCTCAAGCGCATTCAACCCAAGAAACTCAAACAAGCGCTAGTACTTGCGGCCAATTTAGATAAGCAGGCAAAGGGTCTATGGGTTCGGGATCTTCCAGCCAATCCTTGGGATGGATTGCGACTCGTTGGGAGTTTATTGCGTTAGAGTATCAACTATGGCAAATGAGATAAACCAAACGATTGAGCAAATGATGCTGACTATTGGTCAGCAAGCGCGCCTCGCTTCAAGGGCGATGGCCAGGGCCAGTTCGCAACAAAAGAATCAGGCATTAAGTAATATTGCAAAGGCGGTTCGACGGGATGTCGCAAAGATTTTGGCGGCCAATGCGCGTGATGTGGAGCGAGCCAAGGCCAGTGGTCATGATGCCGCCTTTGTGGATCGCTTAACCATGACCGAGAAGTCGATTGAGACCATGGCCTTGGGCCTTGAGCAAATCGTGACTCTGGGTGATCCGATTGGTCAGATCACTCCATTTAAACAGCAGCCCTCTGGTATTTTGATTGGGCAAATGCGCGTGCCACTCGGTGTGATTGGCATTATTTACGAATCACGTCCCAACGTAACGATTGATGCCGCAGCGCTATGCTTAAAGTCAGGAAATGCTGTCATTTTACGAGGTGGATCGGAGGCGATAGATTCGAATACATTCTTAGCTGGATTAATTCAGGAGGGGCTGGCTGCCGCTCAATTGCCAGCCAATGCCGTGCAGGTTGTACAAACGACTGATCGGGCTGCGGTTGGAAAAATGATCACCATGACCGAGTACATTGATGTAATTGTGCCGCGGGGTGGCAAGAGTTTAATTGCGCGCCTGATGCAAGATGGCCGAGTGCCCATGATCAAACACCTCGATGGTATTTGCCATACCTTTGTAGATGAGGCTGCGGATGTCGATTTAGCGATTAAGGTCTGCGATAACGCGAAGACCCAGCGCTACGCTCCCTGCAATGCGATGGAGACGCTACTTGTTCATGGCAAGATCGCGCCTCAGGTTTTACCTAAGCTTTGCCGAATTTATCAAGACAAGGGCGTGGAGTTGCGGGTAGATGTAAAAACACGTTCATTGCTTGAATCGAATCAATTGACTAACTTGGTCGATGCTACTGATGAGGATTGGCGCACCGAGTATCTAGCTCCGATTTTGTCGATCAAGATTGTTGAGAGTCTTGATGAAGCGATGGATCACATTGAGCACTATGGCAGTAAGCATACCGATGCGATCATTACCCAAAATCAAGAGCATGCTAATCGTTTCTTACGAGAAGTCGATAGTGCGAGTGTGATGGTCAATACCAGTACTCGGTTTGCAGATGGTTTTGAGTATGGTTTGGGTGCCGAGATTGGGATTTCCAATGACAAGTTGCATGCGCGTGGCCCGGTTGGTCTTGAGGGGCTGACCTCCTTGAAATACGTGGTCATGGGTCACGGTGAAGTTCGTCAGTAATTTTAATAAAGAGAGTCTATGTTTGATGGTTATCTTTGGGCAAAAACCCTTCATATTGTTCTAATCGCATCTTGGTTTGCAGGCCTTTTTTATTTACCCCGTATTTTTGTGAATCTGGCACAAGAAACGAATGAGGTCGCCTATGAGCGTTTAATCGGGATGGCAAAACGACTCTACCGTTTTATGACCATCCTGATGATGCCAGCGGTCGCTTTGGGACTCATTTTGTGGCTGTATTACGGAGTTGGCCGCGGCTCGATCTGGATGCATGTGAAGGTGCTATTGGTGCTGATTGTGATTGCTTACCATTTGCAATGTAAACGTCTCCTTAAGCAATTTGTTCAAAAACAAAATACCAAAAGCCATGTGTGGTTCCGATGGTTTAATGAGGCCCCAGTGTTGCTGATGTTGGTGGTTACTGCTCTCGTAGTGATTAAGCCCAACTAATCCCCATTGTGAAATTTTTCATTGTTTGTCCGGGCGGGCTTGAAACAGTTTTAGCTCAGGAGCTTCAGGAGATTGTTGCTCGACCTGAGATAAAAGCATTGGGGCGATCATCGGTTGATCCAGCCCCCTCAAGCCTAACTGGCGGAATGGGGGTTGAGGGACCGCTTGCCATAGCAATGGCAGTAAATCTGCATTCACGGATTGCTAGTCGTGTTTTACTGAAGATGGCCGACGGACCCTATCAATCCGAGGATGACCTTTATCGCCAAGCAAAAGCGATTGGTTGGGAAGATTGGTTTTCCTCGAATCAAACACTTCGGGTCGATATTACAGCGCAACGATCGCCATTGAAGAGTCTGAACTTTGCTACTTTGCGGATCAAAGATGCGATTGTTGATCGTTTACGTGAGCAAACGGGTGGGCGCCCAAATATTGATACGGTCAATCCCGATGTTCGAATTCAGGTTCATCTGACGCAACAACACGCCACGATCTATTTGGATACCTCGGGTGAACCTTTGTTCAAACGCGGCTGGCGGGAGGAAAAGGGTGAGGCGCCCTTAAAAGAGAACTTAGCTGCTGGGATTTTGCGATTAACCAACTGGCAAGCCTCAATGCCGCTTTATGACCCGATGTGCGGCAGTGGTACTTTTTTGATTGAGGCTGCCCAAATAGCCTTGCATATTCCAGCGGGGGCGCTACGAGCGCGTATATTTGGCTCATCAAATCAAAATGCGACCGTATCGTGGAAGCAATCGGTTGTGCAAACTGGCTTTGGCTTTTTACGACTCAAACCCTTTTTGAGTTCTTTGGAGAAAAAGAACTGGCAGACACTTTGCGATGTTGCGAAGACGAAAATACATCAGCATCAAAATGATGCCATTGCTATCAGTGGCAGCGATATCAACGAGAGAATGATTGCGATGTGTAAGGCAAATTGGCAACGCGCGCAGTTACCTGGATTGCCTGTGGTTCGACAATTAGATGCTATTGCGATTAGGACCACCGTTGATTTAAGCGAAGGGCAAAAGGGGGTGATGGTATTTAATCCACCTTATGGAGAGCGCCTAGCCATGAAAGGTGGCGACTCCGATCGACCCCATAGCTTTGGTGATAGCAAGGCTGCATACATGCAAAAACGACGTACGAGCCGAGAGCCTTTAATAAAAGAGCCGATTGATCCGAAGTTTGCAACGCTACTCGATCAGTTTGGTAAGCAGCTGAAAGACCATTTTGCGGGTTGGGAGATCTTTGTTCTTACTGCAGACATGGGCTTACCGGGCCATTTACGCATGAAAGAGTCTAAGCGCACCCCATTATTTAATGGCCCCTTGGAATGCAGGCTTTTCAAGTTTGAGATTCGGGGGCGAAGCGATCCTCAGAAATCGTAAAATGAAGTTTCAATCTGAAAGAAATAACAAATGGAATATAAAACCTATATGTGCCTGATCTGCGGCTGGATCTACGATGAAGCCAAAGGTTGTCCGGATGATGGCATTGCGCCTGGAACTTTGTGGAAAGATGTTCCCATGAACTGGTCGTGCCCCGAGTGTGGTGCGCGCAAAGATGATTTTGAGATGTGCGTGATCTAATCATCTAGATCTTCTTGATTAATACTATGAGCCAAAACGATCAACTCTTCACACGCGCCCAGAAAACGATTCCGGGTGGCGTGAACTCTCCAGTGAGGGCATTTCGGCAAGTGGGAGGCACCCCCCGATTCATCAAGCGTGCACAGGGCCCTTATTTTTGGGATGCCGACGATAAGCGCTATGTTGATCTCATCATGTCTTGGGGCCCTATGATTGTTGGGCATGCAAACCCCGAGGTGGTGGAAGCAGTGCAGCGCGCAGCGACTCAGAGTTTTAGTTATGGTGCCCCGACCGCAGGGGAGATTGATCTTGCTGAGCGCATTTGTGAGCTAATGCCAGCAATCGAGCAAATTCGCTTGGTTTCAAGTGGTACCGAAGCGACCATGAGTGCTCTGCGTTTAGCCCGCGGTTATACCAATCGCGATTTAATTATCAAGTTTGAGGGCTGTTACCACGGCCATGCGGATAGCTTGTTGGTCAAAGCCGGTTCTGGTTTGCTCACCTTTGCCGATTCCACTAAGAATGCACCTTCATCGGGTGGGGTGCCTCAGGATTTGGTGAAACATACTTTAGTGCTCCCCTATAACGACGTTGGCGCTTTAGAAGAGGCCTTCAAGCGCCATGGTGATCAGGTCGCTGCATTAATTTTGGAGCCCATTGCTGGCAATATGAACTTGATTCGTGCGACCCCCGAGTTTGTCAAGGCGGTTCGTTCGCTCACCCAGCAATATGGCGCCGTATTAATTTATGACGAGGTAATGACGGGATTTCGGGTGGCCTTGGGCGGTACCCAATCTTTGCATGGCATTAAGCCTGATTTAACCTGCCTTGGGAAGGTCATGGGTGGCGGTATGCCCATGGCAGCTTTTGGCGGCAAGCGAGAGATCATGACAAAACTTGCTCCCTTGGGCAATGTCTATCAAGCGGGCACCTTATCTGGTAACCCCGTTGCAGTGGCTGCGGGAGCGAAGACCCTGGAGATTATCTCGCGACCCGGGTTCTTTGAATGCCTGACCGAGCAAACCAAAAAATTGATGGCAGGATTACAGCAAGAGGCCAATCGAGCCAAGATCCCATTCTCGGTTGATAGTGTTGGGGGTATGTTTGGGTTTTATTTTTCGCAGACGGTACCAACTTCATACGAAGCAGTGACCAAAACCGATATTGAAGCCTTCAAACGTTTCTTTCATGCGATGTTGGACGAAGGTGTTTACCTTGCTCCCTCTGCCTATGAGGCTGGATTTACATCGATTGCACACGACAACGCAGTGGTCGATGAGATTATTCGAGCAGCTCAGCAATCGTTTCAGAAGATTTAATACGCTCACATCCGTAGCGGGTGATCATAGCCCGCCACACTGACTGTCTTAATCGTAAGCGATTTGGAATCCCCAACCAAACCCTTGAGGCTCATAGTTTCCAAGTGGTTAAGATCGATTGCAGTTAGGGTGCCACCCCATACGCAGCCAGTATCAATTCCAATGACGCCTTGGCGATTGAGTAAGCCAAGTGTTGACCAGTGACCAAAGACAATCGGTATCGATTTTGTTTTACGCTCTGGAGCCTCAAACCATGGGAGATAGCCAGCCGGGCCGCTTTCTAATCCCTCTTTACTCTTGAATTCCATTTCGCCTTGAGGAGTGCAAAACCGAATCCGGGTTAGGGTATTCGTGATTAAACGTAAACGATCAAAGCCAGTCAATTTTTGATCCCAGCGATTCGGTGTATTGCCATACATTTGGGCCAAGAAATCACGATAGTTTTTATGGCGTAGTGCAATCTCCACCTCATGGGATAAAGATAAGGTTTTCTTAAGACTCCATTGGGGTAGCACCCCTGCGTGTACCAGCAAGACTTTCCCATTGCTCAGCGCCATGGGTCGGTGCCTTAGCCAATCAATGAGCGCTCGCCGGTCGGGCGCTGCCAAAATATCATCAATCGTATCGAGTGGTTTGGTGTCACGAAGCCCTGCATCGCATGCCAATAAATTGAGATCATGGTTTCCTAAAATGCACTCCGCTATCCCATCCTCTTGAAGTTGCTTCAGGCGTCGCAGAGTCCCTAACGAGTCTGGACCACGATTAACGAGATCTCCCAGAAAAATGAATTTAGAACCACGAGGGAGTTTCTTGATGAGTTGATTGAGGGGGTTTAAGCAACCCTGTACATCACCAATCGCAAAGATGCGCGTCATTACTCAAGCCACTTTTTTCACAACGTTGTAGCGAATCAAGGTCGCCTTACGGGCTTCATCATGATCGATAATGGGTCGGGGGTAGTCTTTGCCCAAAACAATACCCGCTGCCTCGAGTTCAAGCTGACCTGCTAGCCAGGGCGCATGAATTGATTTATTGGATAGCTTTTCAAGGGCGGGAATGTAGCGGCGGATAAACTTACCATCGCTATCAAAGCGCTCAGACTGGGTGATGGGGTTAAAGATACGGAAGTAGGGCTGAGCATCGCATCCAGAAGAGGATGCCCATTGCCAACCACCATTGTTAGAGGAAAACTCAAAATCGTTCAGATGCTCTGCAAAATACTGCTCACCCCAGCGCCAATCAATACCCAGGTCTTTACATAAGAAACTGGCCACGACCATCCTTAAGCGATTGTGCATATAGCCCGATTGATTGAGTTGGTGCATGGCCGCATCAACTAATGGATAGCCAGTTTGGCCATCGCACCAGGCTTTAAAGAGTTTTTGTGCTTTAGCACCTTGTTCCCAAACAATCTTGTCATAGTCGGGCTTAAAGGATTGGCCGCTGGCAAGGCGAGGGTGATTGGCCAAAATCATGAAATAGAAGTCTCTCCAGATGAGTTCGCTCAGCCAAGTGCTTGCACCAAGGCTGCCTGCCAGCATTCGACGATGAGCCTCGCGCACCAAACCCCGGATCGATAGGAGACCAAAGCGCAAGTAAGTCGAGAGGTAGCTGACCCCTTTGGTTGCTGGGAAGTCTCGGCCAATGTTGTATTGATCAATTCGTTTTAGAAAGTCACTCAAAAAGAGCTCGGCACCTCTCTGACTTGGGGGCAGATATTTTTCTATACCAGTCGGTCTAAATCCCATCGATTCCAGCGAAGGGATGCCGGTATCGATGCTCTTGGGAATGGGAGCATATCGACCCTGTAAGCCAGCATTAGGTAGATCACAGACGAAGGGCTCAAGATCCGATGGATTGAGTTTCTTAAGCCACGCATTCTTGTATGGAGTGAAGACCGAGAATACTGTTTCAGAGTTGGTTAACACTTCGGACTTCTCAAAAATAACCTGATCCTTAAAATGCTGGAACTTCACTCCATCTGTTGCGAGCGTTTTCGCAATGGTCTCATCACGCAAAATTGCCG encodes:
- the dapB gene encoding 4-hydroxy-tetrahydrodipicolinate reductase, which gives rise to MKFAVAGATGKMGKMLIDTILRSPNAQLTGALEHPSCALLGTDAGAFLGQQTNVLITDDLAKGLAGAEYLIDFTRPEGTLLHVEAAKQVGVKMIIGTTGFAAEQLQQLRSAADTIAIVFAPNMSVGVNATLKILQVAAQLLKQGYDIEIVEAHHRHKVDAPSGTAIKMGEVIAKAQGHSLADLAVYAREGHTGERKPGTIGFATIRGGDIVGDHTVIFAGEGERIEISHRSTSRQSYAEGALRAAAFLQNQPKGWFDMQDVLGLK
- the holA gene encoding DNA polymerase III subunit delta, whose amino-acid sequence is MIKSDAFQIHLAGLAKGSQSLNPLYVFSGDEPLLMMEAVDSLRVFAKTQGFTERDVMVQDRYFDWPLLLSVGQSMSLFGDKRFVELRMPTGKPGREGADVLKQFANGLGSPGSEIDVIVCMQLPRLDMKTKSSAWFMALDEAGMAVQIDSIERSQLPQWIAKRMSLQSQSVEPGEVGQRSLQWMADQVEGNLIATHQEIQKLGLLYPSGVISDEQIRAAVLKVARYDLFELTEALLSGDAARLNRMVDGLQGEGEPLPLILWGISDELRTLNRAQAALVAGESLPTIFRNYRIWGKREKLYPMALKRIQPKKLKQALVLAANLDKQAKGLWVRDLPANPWDGLRLVGSLLR
- a CDS encoding LPS-assembly lipoprotein LptE — translated: MSAPNNLNRRLLLQGALFGLISGSGLSACGFKLRGSVSVPYKSILISGRPSPQLRYDLERVIATGTSSKVVTSGKDADLILDIVSEDSTRQILTYTSTGQISAYRLNNRVVFRAFDNTGAEVIPESDIYVIRDLDFTTATVLASDIQQQQFLESMRSDLALQILRRIATLGRVSQ
- a CDS encoding outer membrane protein assembly factor BamE, producing the protein MQISIFTCRKPYRAFASRMLIVLCACLGLGACTSAVDNTQRAWMNSLFQPYVPDVVQGNFISSEQYAQLKVGMSREQVRQIMGTPLLASYFHANRWDYVFEFKREGQTIGKERRVTLFFEGDKLVKFDGDALPTEVELVAEIDNYAREKRSFWDVLTGKNKPPKPVKRPPPEVMVISQPNNLPAPTPQPDVVITPVKN
- a CDS encoding glutamate-5-semialdehyde dehydrogenase, yielding MANEINQTIEQMMLTIGQQARLASRAMARASSQQKNQALSNIAKAVRRDVAKILAANARDVERAKASGHDAAFVDRLTMTEKSIETMALGLEQIVTLGDPIGQITPFKQQPSGILIGQMRVPLGVIGIIYESRPNVTIDAAALCLKSGNAVILRGGSEAIDSNTFLAGLIQEGLAAAQLPANAVQVVQTTDRAAVGKMITMTEYIDVIVPRGGKSLIARLMQDGRVPMIKHLDGICHTFVDEAADVDLAIKVCDNAKTQRYAPCNAMETLLVHGKIAPQVLPKLCRIYQDKGVELRVDVKTRSLLESNQLTNLVDATDEDWRTEYLAPILSIKIVESLDEAMDHIEHYGSKHTDAIITQNQEHANRFLREVDSASVMVNTSTRFADGFEYGLGAEIGISNDKLHARGPVGLEGLTSLKYVVMGHGEVRQ
- a CDS encoding CopD family protein — translated: MFDGYLWAKTLHIVLIASWFAGLFYLPRIFVNLAQETNEVAYERLIGMAKRLYRFMTILMMPAVALGLILWLYYGVGRGSIWMHVKVLLVLIVIAYHLQCKRLLKQFVQKQNTKSHVWFRWFNEAPVLLMLVVTALVVIKPN
- the leuS gene encoding leucine--tRNA ligase, coding for MDKHQAKDYDFRSIEARAHKEWQAQDVYRVSEDAKTSTGQLKPKFYACSMLPYPSGKLHMGHVRNYTINDVMARQLRMQGYNVLMPMGWDAFGMPAENAALQNNVPPAQWTYQNIDYMRGQMAAMGLAIDWSREIATCKPDYYRWNQWLFLKMLEKGIAYRKTQTVNWDPVDQTVLANEQVIDGRGWRSGALVEKREIPGYYLNITAYAEELLTGLDDLAWPERVKIMQQNWIGKSHGVRFAFTHQIQDDAGRLINDGKMYVFTTRADTIMGVTFCAVAAEHPLAAKAAQTNPALAQFIERCKTGSVIEADLATQEKEGMPTGLYVNHPLTNEPIPLWVGNYVLMSYGDGAVMGVPAHDERDFAFANKYHLPIKQVIAVKGVTDLFNTSHWQGWYAQKENTECIYSGPYDGLSHPDAVQAVAKDLKERGLGELKTTYRLRDWGISRQRYWGTPIPMIHCADCGEVPVPESDLPVVLPEDCVPDGSGNPLNKREDFLKVDCPKCGKPARRETDTMDTFVDSSWYFMRYTGPDAKSMVDSRNDYWMPMDQYIGGIEHAILHLLYARFWTKVMRDLGLVRFDEPFLNLLTQGMVLNETFYKEDPSGKKQWINPADVELDLDEKGRPIAAKLVKDGSPVHIGGVEKMAKSKNNGVDPQALIDQYGADTARLFTMFAAPPEQQLEWSGAGVEGASRFLRRLWSYASSQAESLQVAHSSLPSDLNATEKELRFEVHTILKQANFDYQRRQYNTVVSAAMKMLNVLEPIKLDRDGNLIRPEVLFESLGILLRILYPVVPHCTYALWNDLGFTKHFGSLLDAPWPQVDESALIQSEIELVLQINGKHRGQIKVPADASKDAIEAISLQSEPVLRLLNGAVPKKIIVVPGRLVNVVA
- the fur gene encoding ferric iron uptake transcriptional regulator encodes the protein MSQNAFPTDLREIGLKVTAPRMKVLEFFQENADSHFSAEEVYMALAKDNSDIGLATVYRVLTQFEQAGILLRSHFESSKGDSRAIYELNEGNHHDHLVCLDCGHVEEFVDSAIEKRQNEIAKSLGFKLQEHSLAMYGHCQKKNCRNKKK